In Leisingera sp. NJS204, the DNA window CAACACAGCCGGTTGACGGCCAGTACAATGGCCTGGGCCTGACCGAGCATCCGCCCAATGGTCAGGGTGCAACTGCGATTTTACTGCTGAACATACTCAAGCATTTTGAAATTTCTAACATGGATCCGTTTGGCGCAGAACGTGCGCATATCGAGGCGGAGGCCGCCAAGCTTGCCTATGATGCGCGCAACCGCTTCCTGGGTGATCCGGATCACACCTCCCGGCTGGCGCATATGCTGGCACCCGAAACGGCTGCCCGGCTTGCCGCGCTGATCGACCCCAAGCACGCCCTGCCGGCAGTGCAGCCGCTAACCGAGGCTGTACACAGGGACACGGTCTATATAACTGTGGTGGACAAGGACCGCATGGCCGTCTCGCTGATCTATTCTATCTTCCACGGTTTCGGCTCGGGCATTGCGTCTGAACAATTCGGTATCCTGCTGCAGAACCGCGGCGCCGGCTTTACCCTGGAAGCGGGTCATCCGAATGAATTCGGACCGGGAAAACAACCGATGCATACGATCATCCCCGCCATGCTGCAGCAAGACGGAGAGGTGATCATGCCCTTTGGCGTGATGGGCGGCGGTTATCAGCCGACCGGCCACGCCCGGCTGGTTTCCAACCTCGTTGATTTTGGCATGGACCTGCAATCCGCTGTCGATGCCCCCCGCTGCTTTGCCGATAACGGTGTGCTGAAAATCGAGCGCGGCTATACGGCTGAGGTTCGCCGGAAGCTTGCGGATATGGGGCATCGCGTGGTGGTGCCGGACACGCCGCTGGGCGGCGCGCAGGCGATCCGGATCCACGCCTCGGGCGTGCTGGAGGGCGCCAGTGATCCGCGCAAAGACGGCTGCGCACTGGGATATTGATGAAGGGTGTTCCGGCTGGGCGGAAACAGCGGAACTCAGTTCAGCTGATAGTGCAACGCATAGGCGCCGCCATCGAAATTACCAAACATTTCAGGGACATCCGGGTGGCCTATAGGCTCCCCTGAATAGTCCGCCACCAGGTTTTGCTCAGAGACGTAGGCGACATAGTAGCTTTGGTCGTTTTCCGCCAGCAGGTGGTAGAACGGCTGGTCCTTTACCGGGCGGCTGTCTTCAGGGATCGCCTCATACCATTCGTCAGTATTCGAGAACTCGGGATCAACATCAAAGACCACCCCGCGGAAGGGATGCTTCCGGTGGCGGACGACCTGCCCGAGGTTGTATTTTGCGCGTGTTCTCATCATGGTCATGTTCGCCCCTGTACATTGTAAATAGCGCGCGCGCCAAGCAATTGTCCAACTCTTGACGTAAATTTTCAGGGAAACAGACTGTGAACCTCGCTTTGACAGTACTCGAAATCACCGCCCCGGTGTTCCTGCCGGCCATGGCCGGTACACTTGGGTGAAACTCAGGCTCGAGTACCGCACGCAGTTTGTCACCCGGATGGCGATGACCCTGGCGGTGCCTGCCTGATCTTCACCGCACTGATGAAAGCGGAGCTGGACAAAGGGGGCGCCCGGGGCCTTTTTGCTGGCCGCCTTGGCAGGACATCCGGTGCTGGCCGGCAGAGGCGGAATTGCCTGCCGCACAGCGCATCTGGACCGTTGCACCTATCTGGTGCCTTTCATCCTCGGTAATACCGGCCATCTGGGCTCCCGCTGTCGATGTTTGCCTTCGGCGAGGCCGGATTGGACTATGCCGTTGTCATGCTTGCAGTTTCAGCCATCCTGTCCTCCACCCAAGGGAACTATTTGGTGGCGGGCCGCAATGCCGGCAGCAAAGCTATCCGGGAACCGATGGTTTGGGCAACGCTTCCGGGCGGGCTGGTCCTGTGGCAGGAGTTGGAAACACCGCGCTTCCTGACCAACGCGCCGGAATTGTCCGGGCAGAGAAATTTGAAGCCGATTCCAGCGCTTTGGCCGGTCTTGTGGCGGTCTCAACCCTGATATCAACTGCATTGCTGCCACTGCTGCAGACCCAGATTCTGTAATTGTGATTTCCTCACCTGCCGCAATCCGCTAAACTTGCCGCAAAATAACCCAAATCAAAAATGGGCAGAGGCAATGAGCAGAATAATCAGCGCCCTCGTTCTCCTCATGGCGGTTGCGTCTTGCGGAGGCGGGCACAATGCGCCGCCGCGCAATCTGGATAATGCGTGCAGCATCATTCAGCAGCGGCCCGAATACCTGAAAGCCTTCCGCGCGTCCCAGCGCCGCTGGGGTGTCCCGGTGCATGTGCAGATGGCAACGATCTATCACGAAAGCCGGTTCCGCGGCGATGCCCGCACGCCGCACCAGTACCTGCTGGGAGTGATCCCGGTCGGGCGGCAATCCAGCGCTTACGGCTACAGCCAGGCGCTGGACGGAACCTGGGATGATTACCGGCGCGATACCGGCCGGCGGCGGGCCAAGCGCGACCGGATCAGCGATGCGGCCGATTTCATGGGGTGGTACATGCGCAAGAGCCGCGAAAAGAACGGCATCCAGCTGTATGACGCGCGCAATCAATACCTCGCCTACCACGAGGGGCATTATGGCTACTCACGCGGCAGCTACCGGTCCAAACCTTGGCTGCAGCGTGTTGCCGGACAGGTCGAATCCCGCGCCCAGACTTATCAGGCTCAGCTCGCAACCTGCCGTAAGTTCCGCTGAGGTACCGAAGGGGCGTTCTTTGTGAAAGCCCCTCAGCTGTTGGGCCTAACACTGCGCCAAAG includes these proteins:
- a CDS encoding gamma-glutamyltransferase family protein — its product is MRDFHLPGRSAVLAQNGLCATSHPLAASVAVDILKRGGNAMDAALAGAVLLGICEPQMTGIGGDCFVLYSRPGQGIQALNGSGRAPAGASAAALRAQGLESVPLGSPDAVTIPCAVDAFCRLAESEGRLGIDALLQPAIHYAEEGVPVAPRTAFDWINGAAALQGAARHHYLKDGQPFISGDVFRTPGQAEVLRRIAKNGRDAFYSGEVAEDMIAALTALGGVHTLADFAAASSFATQPVDGQYNGLGLTEHPPNGQGATAILLLNILKHFEISNMDPFGAERAHIEAEAAKLAYDARNRFLGDPDHTSRLAHMLAPETAARLAALIDPKHALPAVQPLTEAVHRDTVYITVVDKDRMAVSLIYSIFHGFGSGIASEQFGILLQNRGAGFTLEAGHPNEFGPGKQPMHTIIPAMLQQDGEVIMPFGVMGGGYQPTGHARLVSNLVDFGMDLQSAVDAPRCFADNGVLKIERGYTAEVRRKLADMGHRVVVPDTPLGGAQAIRIHASGVLEGASDPRKDGCALGY
- the hspQ gene encoding heat shock protein HspQ, which codes for MMRTRAKYNLGQVVRHRKHPFRGVVFDVDPEFSNTDEWYEAIPEDSRPVKDQPFYHLLAENDQSYYVAYVSEQNLVADYSGEPIGHPDVPEMFGNFDGGAYALHYQLN
- a CDS encoding transglycosylase SLT domain-containing protein, with amino-acid sequence MSRIISALVLLMAVASCGGGHNAPPRNLDNACSIIQQRPEYLKAFRASQRRWGVPVHVQMATIYHESRFRGDARTPHQYLLGVIPVGRQSSAYGYSQALDGTWDDYRRDTGRRRAKRDRISDAADFMGWYMRKSREKNGIQLYDARNQYLAYHEGHYGYSRGSYRSKPWLQRVAGQVESRAQTYQAQLATCRKFR